The DNA segment TGGCAAGAGGATCGCAGATGCCACGGAGAAGTCTGCAAAATGCCTAGCCTGTCACGGTGAACAGAAAGACCTGTCCTTCTGGGACATAGGTAAGCACAAGGCCCAAGGTGTTTCTTGTGACAACTGCCATACGGTTCATTCCGGCACGCGGAAGAATCTGAAAGCCCCCGAGCCCGACCTCTGCAATATCTGCCATCGGAGCATACGATCCCAGGAAAACAAGCAGTCCCACCATCCCATAAGAGAAGGGAAAATGAAATGCACGGACTGCCACGATCACCACGGAGGTTTTGGCCAGAAGATGATCAAGGCGAACGAAGTGAATGAACTCTGCTACAACTGTCATGCAGAAAAAAGAGGTCCCCATATGTGGGAACATCCTCCGGTGGAAGAGAATTGCCTGAGCTGTCATACCCCGCACGGGAGCAATGTTTCCAAACTTCTGGTCAGCAGAGTCCCGCTGCTTTGCCAAAGCTGTCACGACTGGACTCGACATCCGGGGACGATCTACACCAGTTTTGAGACTTTCCAGGGAGCTACTCCTTCAAACAAGATGTTTGCCCGAAATTGTCTGAATTGCCACACAACAATTCATGGAAGCAACGCCCCGTCCACAAGAGGCGAAAGACATGTACGATAAGGGAGAAAGTCAATGAGGTCGAAGATATTTGTTTGCGCCATGATTTCCGGCGTGATCGTGTTCTCGAGTGTTTCTGCTCAAGAGAAAAAATCTGAGACAGAGGCTTCGGTTACCTGGATCACTCCGGAAACGGATGGACAGAGGGGCAAATTCAATGAGTACCGGGATATCAAGGATGGAGTCTATGTCGGGGTCGAGACCAGGTTTGACAAGGAGAAATACTATCTGGATTTCAGGGCCAAGGATGTAGGGTACAAGACTCAGAGGCACGACCTTGAAGGCAGGAAATGGGGAAAGCTTGGCTTTTTCCTCCAGTACAACGAGCTTCCTCACAACCTCACTTACGGAGCAACGAGCTTCTACACGGGAGTCGGAGGGGCCAACCTGACTTATGTCTCACCGACTCCGGCCAACGGATCGCCGAACAAAGACATATCTACCTGGACCGCTTTTGACTACTCCACGGAGAGAAAAAACTACGGGGGAGGCCTTAGACTGGAAATGCTGAAACCGTTCTTTCTTGATGCCTCACTCAACAGGGAAGAAAGAAGTGGAGTATATCCGGTCGGAGTCGCGGGGACCAGTCCGGGAGGTCCTGCCATTGAGCTTCCCGCACCGACCAGCTACGTGACCGACGATTTGAAGCTGGAAGCCGGATATGCCAGGAACCCCTTCTTCGTTTCGCTCAGCTACATTCACAGCAATTTCAAGAACAACAACTCTGAATTGGTTTTTGTCAACCCGTCAACCAAGAATACGGCGGCGACCAGCGATACGTTTATGCTCCCGCCAAGTAACGATTGTGACAAACTGGGCCTGAGCGGCGCGGTCAAGCTCCCATTTCGAAGCAAGCTCAGCTTCAACGCAACTTCTTCGAATACGCAGTCCCACGTCAACCTTCTTACCTCCTACGTGGCAGATGTCACCGGCGGAAGAACCTCTGTCACTTCTTTGCGCAAATACGTTTTCGATGGGAAGACAGACACCAGAAGTTACAGATCTACGTTCACTTCCAGTCCGTTCTACTTCCTGGATGGAAAGGTGTTCTACAAATACTACAACAGGGAGAATAAGTCAGACAGCATAAGGACAACAGTCGGAACAACGACTTTGGTCAACCACTTGTTTGATTATCGAAAGGCCGGCTACGGAGCAGAACTAGGTTTCAAATTACCGGCGAGTTTCTACTTCACAACATCTTACACCCACGGCCGCATCGAGAGGGAGGAAAGGGACGATATCCCCACAAACACAGACGACACCTACGGGACTGAACTGCGATGGGGCGGATCGGATTTCATGGTGGCCAGGATGGGTTATGAGAGGCTAGTGAGAAGAGGAGCTTTCGTGGGACGGACAGTCACAGGTGCCACGGATGCCGCCAATATCGAACGGTATCAAAGACGGTTTGATGCGGCCCCCAGAGACCGGAATGCCTACAAGGCCATGTTAGATGTCTTTCCAACGGAGAACGTCAATATCAACCTGGGGTACAGATACAAAGATACGAAGCACAAAGAGACGATCCTTGGGGTGCGGAGCGACAAAAGGAATGAATTCAACGTGGATGGGGATTACCTGATCGCAAAGAGAGTGAGACTTTTTGCCTACGTCGATTACGAGCACGCCAAGATTGATCAACAGGAAAGACGGTTCGATACTGGAACGAACGCCGATCCTGGAGGAAGCTCGGATTCCCTTTCTTACACGTGGCAAGTTGCTCAAATAGAATCAAACTATGGCTATGGAATAGGGACAGACGTTCACATCCTTCCACAGAAGCTGGCTCTGAAGTTGCAGCACAGCTCTTCCAAATCGGATGGAAGCGCTGATTATACCATCGCCTTTCTTCGTGTTGGGAGAACGCAGGACAACATAGATATCTCCAACTGGGGAAGATACAGGACAAGGTATTATCTGGGCGAGTTGACGTATAACCTCACAAAAACCTTGTCCTTTGGTGCCGGCTACATCTACACGGTATTTGCTTCCGACGACGCACAGTACAGCGGATACAAGTTTCTATATCCCGCGGGGTCAACGAACGGCAATTTTCTGACCGGAGCGTACGCGGACTTGACCTATAAGGCGAACATCGTGTACTTCAGTGTTGCATATCGGCCATGATCGAATCCTGGAGAATGTATGGACTCTGGCCAAAGGGGGAAATGTGAGACGGGAATACTCATGGAATTCCAAGTCTGTGCTCCCATTAATACTGGGGATTATCTGGAGTGTGGGCGGGTGTGCAGCGGGAAAGTGGGGCTATATCGATTCATCGGATAAGATGGTTATCGTTCCGCACTATGACGATGCCACCCCCTTCACCGAAGGCCTGGCTGCCGTAAAAGTCGGTGAAAAGTGGGGCTATATTGACAAGGCAGGCAAGTTCATCATCGAGCCCCAATTCATAGAAGCCTGGCGTTTTCGTGAGGGATTGGCTGCCGTGCTAAGCGGGGACAAGTGGGGCTTCATCGACACCAAAGGAAAGTTTGGAATCCCGCCTCAATTCGAGGATGCTGCTTCGTTTGCCGAGGGACTTGCACCCGTCGAAGTCGGGGGCAAATGGGGGTATATCGACAAGGCCGGAAAGTTTGCCATCCAGCCGCAGTTCGATTACGCCTGGCTCTTCTCCGAGGGGCTTGCCGAAGTGAAGCTTGGGGAGAAGTGGGGTTTCATCGATAGATCAGGACAGGTCGTTGTCAAACCTGAATATACCGGAGTATTGTCTTTTTCCCAGGGGCTGGCCGGGGTGATAATCGGCAGTAAGCGTGGCTTCATCGATAAAAAGGGCCAAACCGTAATCAAACCGCAATTCGACAATGTCCTGTCTTTCTCCGAGGATTTGGCACCGGTGAAACGTGAAAACAAATGGGGGTACATAGACAAGAGCGGGAAAATCGTCATTGAGCCCCAATTTGAGCGGGCTTTCCCCTTTCATGAAGGATTGGCTTCCGTAAAACTCGATTACAAGTGGGGCTACATCTTCAACACGGGACAATTCGCCATCCGGCCAAAATATGACGGCGCCTTCCCGTTCAGCGATGGGCTGGCCATCGTGAGAAAGGGACGGGCCACAGGTTATGCTGACAAGACCACAAAGTACATGAGGATTCTATAGGCAAGGCTGTTCCCTGATCCCGGTCCGGGTCGATCCTTCCTCGCGCCCCGATGCTGAGTCCGGGCCCGATGGAGGCATCCGGGCACCTGCGAACCGATTGGTTGCAGGTGCGAGTCCTGCCCGGGGAGCCAGAGGTTTTGCGTCCTTGCCCTCCGTGAGACTATGGTGATATCTGCTCTCTCCGTCCAGTTGACCTAAGTCGAAAGACGGAGGCGATCATCGCTACGAGAAAGACGATTCCAAACGTACACACGATCGCCGCACCGGTAGGCAGATCGAATGCCGCTGAGAAAAAGAGTCCTGCAAGGCTGGCAATTATGCTCACGCCCCATCCTAAAAGTAATTGGGTCCGAAGCCTGGACGACAAGAGCATTGCGCACGCGGCAGGGACCACGAGATAGGAGAAGATGAGCAGAACACCTGCGACTTCCACTGACGATGTTACAACCACCCCAAGGGAAACATAGAAAAGAAAATCCCACCACGTGATTGAGAGACCCTGTCTTTCGGCCAGGTCTGGCTCTATTGAGATCGTGAGAAAGGGCTTTCTGAAAGCGACATGAAACAGGCCAATGACGCCGCAAATAATTGCCAGCCTTATCACATCCTGCCAACCAGCGAAGAGGATATTGCCGACAAGCATGTGTTTGATATGTTCCATTTCCGAAGGGCTTCGGCTCAGGACGATTATCGATGCGGAGGTCGTGACCACGTATACGATGCCGATAACCGCCTCCTGAGGGACGCTTTTCCCCTTGAGGCGCGTAAGGGCAAAAATTGCAGCACCGGCCAGAGCAAAGGCGAACGAAAACAAATACGCCGGTGCAGTATGCAACCCCACACCAAGGAGTATTCCGATCATAGCGCCCAGCGCTGCAATCTGCGCCAGTGCCAGATCTACAAAGATCACTTGGCGTTCAATAATGTGGATGCCTAGATAGGCATAGATCCCGCTGAGGACTGCGCACAGGACAAACGGTATCACCATTAGCTCGAACATGCCACACCTCCTATCGCGGAGCCTGGAGCGCGTCTGTAAGTCGGGCGATGTCATTGTCGAGAAGATCTATGTAAGTGTCTGTTCCCTCGAGCCCGCCGACCGAGGGAGCCAGTACCGCAACTCTTGCGGCAGCCTTTGACGCGATTGACTGGGCAGTTCTCAGGTTGAAATATGGCTCCATGACTATGACTCTTACATTCTCGGCCTTCATCTTGCCAACGAGCGAGGCGATATGCGACGGCGTCGGCGGTATGCCCGGTTTTGGTTCTACGAATCCGACGATAACGAGCCCGAAACATTGCGCAAAATAGGGCCATGAATTGTGATATGCGACGATTTTTGCGCCCCGATACGGCTTCAACCGTTCTTTCCATCTGTGAATCGCCGCATCGAGCCTTTTAGCATACTCTTCGTGATTCTTTCTGAAGTAATCAGCGTTCGAAGGGCTTATCTCGCACATCTTGGCGAGTATAGAGCTAAGAATGGGCTTGGCATTTTCAGGGCTGATCCAGTAGTGCGGGTTGCCATAGATATGTATGTCGCCCATACGGCTGTCTATCCTGCCTTCCGGGATTTCCAGCTTGACAATAGGCAACGATGCATCAAGGTAACCTTTAGCCCCCTCCATAACGCTGGGATTTCGTGCTGCGTCAATAAGGCTTTCTACCCACTGATCAAGATCCATTCCCACTCGAATAAGTAGGTTTGTCTTTTTGAGTTGCACGACCATCGAAGGCCGCGGCTCAACCGCATGTGGGTCCTGATCACCGCGGGAGAGGCTGGTGACGACTACACGATCCATGCCGATGTTCCTTGCAAAGTCAGCCATATCGGACGTCGTGGTGACTATTCGCAGTCTGCTATCTCCGTGGGCAACACCTGCCGTTAAAGCCGCTGCCGAAATCATGGCTATCAATAACCGAGTCATTGTGTTCCCTCCCTCTACTGGAGTGGGTGACTATGCGGACCAATGCCGAATACGAGTTGGAGTGTTGCCTCATGTGCTCCGCTCGATGGTGCATATCCGTATTGAAGCCGTATCCTCGTTGTCTCGGTGAAACGATACCCGCCTACCGTTGAAACCATGGAGCCGGTTTTCCTTTGTGGGAAGGCATTCTCAGACCAGTCATACCTGAATCCACCATCCCAATGCTTGTTGAACTGGAACCCGAGAAAACTCCAGAGGCCCAACCGTTCAATCCGTCCCACCGGGACTTTACGAATCAGGTGCACTATTTCATTCTGGAAGATCACCCTTTGA comes from the Candidatus Eisenbacteria bacterium genome and includes:
- a CDS encoding MtrB/PioB family outer membrane beta-barrel protein, whose amino-acid sequence is MRSKIFVCAMISGVIVFSSVSAQEKKSETEASVTWITPETDGQRGKFNEYRDIKDGVYVGVETRFDKEKYYLDFRAKDVGYKTQRHDLEGRKWGKLGFFLQYNELPHNLTYGATSFYTGVGGANLTYVSPTPANGSPNKDISTWTAFDYSTERKNYGGGLRLEMLKPFFLDASLNREERSGVYPVGVAGTSPGGPAIELPAPTSYVTDDLKLEAGYARNPFFVSLSYIHSNFKNNNSELVFVNPSTKNTAATSDTFMLPPSNDCDKLGLSGAVKLPFRSKLSFNATSSNTQSHVNLLTSYVADVTGGRTSVTSLRKYVFDGKTDTRSYRSTFTSSPFYFLDGKVFYKYYNRENKSDSIRTTVGTTTLVNHLFDYRKAGYGAELGFKLPASFYFTTSYTHGRIEREERDDIPTNTDDTYGTELRWGGSDFMVARMGYERLVRRGAFVGRTVTGATDAANIERYQRRFDAAPRDRNAYKAMLDVFPTENVNINLGYRYKDTKHKETILGVRSDKRNEFNVDGDYLIAKRVRLFAYVDYEHAKIDQQERRFDTGTNADPGGSSDSLSYTWQVAQIESNYGYGIGTDVHILPQKLALKLQHSSSKSDGSADYTIAFLRVGRTQDNIDISNWGRYRTRYYLGELTYNLTKTLSFGAGYIYTVFASDDAQYSGYKFLYPAGSTNGNFLTGAYADLTYKANIVYFSVAYRP
- a CDS encoding WG repeat-containing protein, with amino-acid sequence MRREYSWNSKSVLPLILGIIWSVGGCAAGKWGYIDSSDKMVIVPHYDDATPFTEGLAAVKVGEKWGYIDKAGKFIIEPQFIEAWRFREGLAAVLSGDKWGFIDTKGKFGIPPQFEDAASFAEGLAPVEVGGKWGYIDKAGKFAIQPQFDYAWLFSEGLAEVKLGEKWGFIDRSGQVVVKPEYTGVLSFSQGLAGVIIGSKRGFIDKKGQTVIKPQFDNVLSFSEDLAPVKRENKWGYIDKSGKIVIEPQFERAFPFHEGLASVKLDYKWGYIFNTGQFAIRPKYDGAFPFSDGLAIVRKGRATGYADKTTKYMRIL
- a CDS encoding metal ABC transporter permease, with translation MFELMVIPFVLCAVLSGIYAYLGIHIIERQVIFVDLALAQIAALGAMIGILLGVGLHTAPAYLFSFAFALAGAAIFALTRLKGKSVPQEAVIGIVYVVTTSASIIVLSRSPSEMEHIKHMLVGNILFAGWQDVIRLAIICGVIGLFHVAFRKPFLTISIEPDLAERQGLSITWWDFLFYVSLGVVVTSSVEVAGVLLIFSYLVVPAACAMLLSSRLRTQLLLGWGVSIIASLAGLFFSAAFDLPTGAAIVCTFGIVFLVAMIASVFRLRSTGRREQISP
- a CDS encoding metal ABC transporter substrate-binding protein, whose product is MTRLLIAMISAAALTAGVAHGDSRLRIVTTTSDMADFARNIGMDRVVVTSLSRGDQDPHAVEPRPSMVVQLKKTNLLIRVGMDLDQWVESLIDAARNPSVMEGAKGYLDASLPIVKLEIPEGRIDSRMGDIHIYGNPHYWISPENAKPILSSILAKMCEISPSNADYFRKNHEEYAKRLDAAIHRWKERLKPYRGAKIVAYHNSWPYFAQCFGLVIVGFVEPKPGIPPTPSHIASLVGKMKAENVRVIVMEPYFNLRTAQSIASKAAARVAVLAPSVGGLEGTDTYIDLLDNDIARLTDALQAPR